In a single window of the Salmo trutta chromosome 21, fSalTru1.1, whole genome shotgun sequence genome:
- the LOC115157615 gene encoding transmembrane protein 14C isoform X2: MSQDWIGYSYAALVSAGGIMGYVKAGSVTSLVAGLFFGFLAGVGAFLMSQNPKDARLSLGTSGTLAIVMGMSILMLGKTAVEMFRRPHDS, translated from the exons ATGTCTCAAGATTGGATAGGTTATAGCTACGCTGCATTGGTCTCGGCAGGAGGAATCATGGGCTATGTAAAAGCAG GAAGTGTAACTTCACTGGTTGCAGGACTTTTCTTTGGGTTTTTAGCTGGAGTTGGTGCCTTCCTGATGTCTCAGAATCCTAAAGATGCCAGGCTTTCTCTAG GTACATCAGGAACACTGGCCATTGTCATGGGAATGAG TATACTGATGCTGGGGAAGACTGCAGTGGAAATGTTCAGGAGACCACATGATTCATAA
- the LOC115157615 gene encoding transmembrane protein 14C isoform X1, producing MSQDWIGYSYAALVSAGGIMGYVKAGSVTSLVAGLFFGFLAGVGAFLMSQNPKDARLSLGTSGTLAIVMGMRFVNSWKFMPAGLMTIVSILMLGKTAVEMFRRPHDS from the exons ATGTCTCAAGATTGGATAGGTTATAGCTACGCTGCATTGGTCTCGGCAGGAGGAATCATGGGCTATGTAAAAGCAG GAAGTGTAACTTCACTGGTTGCAGGACTTTTCTTTGGGTTTTTAGCTGGAGTTGGTGCCTTCCTGATGTCTCAGAATCCTAAAGATGCCAGGCTTTCTCTAG GTACATCAGGAACACTGGCCATTGTCATGGGAATGAGGTTTGTAAATTCCTGGAAGTTCATGCCAGCTGGTCTGATGACAATAGTAAG TATACTGATGCTGGGGAAGACTGCAGTGGAAATGTTCAGGAGACCACATGATTCATAA